GCGGCGGGTGTCGATGACCTTGCCCTTCTGCTGCGCATAGGCGCCCCAGAGCATGAACACCAGTCCTTCGCGTTCGCGGTTGAGCACATCCACCACGTGGTCGGTGAACCCTTCCCAGCCACGCCCCTGGTGTGCGCCGGCCTTGCCCTCTTCCACCGTCAACACGGCATTGAGCAGCAGCACGCCGCGCTGCGCCCACGGGATCAGGCAGCCGTGGTCCGGACGCGGGATACCGAGATCGCTCTCGATCTCCTTGTAGATGTTCAGCAGCGACGGCGGCACCGGCACGCCGGGCGCCACAGAAAAGCTCAGGCCATGGGCCTGGCCACGACCGTGGTACGGGTCCTGCCCGAGGATCACCACCTTTACCTGCTCGAACGGCGTGGCGTCGAACGCCGCGAAGATCTGCGGGCCCGGCGGGAACACCGCCGCGCCGCCCGCCTTGCGCTGGCGCAGGAAAGCAGACAGCTCGCGCATCTGCGGCTGCATCAGGTAATCGCCGACATGCTGCTTCCAGCTTGGCTCCAGCTGGATCGTCGGGGTGTCGGCTACTTCATCCATCATCGAATCAGGGGTCCATCGTTCAATCGGGCCAGGCGCAGCTGGAACAGCACCTTGGTGACCAGCAGCCGTTCTTCGATCGGCTTGAGCACCAGGTCGTTGGCACCGGACTGCAGCAGCCCGGTCTGGTTGTGCGGGTTGCCGTCGCCGGTCATCACCAGCACCGGCAGGCGGCGCTTGCCGTAACCGAAGTCCACGCGCACGCGTTGCACCACGTCGCGGCCGCTCAGCTCACCCTTCAGGGTAACGTCGGTCAGTACCAGGTCGATGCGATGACGGCTGCGGCCCAGCGACTCGGCGGTGAGCAGGGTGAACGCTTCTTCGGCGCTGACCACGTGCAGCACGTTCAACTGCTGGCGCTCGAGCATGCGCTTGGTGGCCTCGGCCACCACGCGGCTGTCCTCGATGTAGAGGATGGTGGCGCCGGGAATGGTCTGCGGCTGCACATAGCCACGGATGAAGGTCGCCAGTGCCTCATGGCCGAGCGATTTGTCGAAATAGTCGGTGACGTACTCGGTGAAGCGGCGCTGCTCCAGATGCTGCTGGGCATCGCCGGACACCACGATCACCGGCACATAGGCCTGGCCCGCGGCTTCGCGCACCATCCGCGCCAGTGCCAGGCCATCACCATCACGCAGGGTCAGCGAGGTGGTCACCAGATCCACCGGGCCCTGCGCCAGCGCCAGCTGCGCGTCCTCGATGCTGTCGCAGCCGATCACTTCCACGCCCGGCAGGTCGCGCTGCAGGACATCGGCGATCAGCTTGCGGACCAGCTTCGACCCATCGACCACCATCACCCGCGTCGCGGGCCCTTCAAGGTGCTTCAGCGCTTGCGGTTGCATGCCGGTCTCAGGTGTCGGTCGGTCGGGTCTGGCGGAGGAAGTGGCCGGTCACCAGCCACGCGCCCAGCCAGCCCAGCAACAGCGTGCCGAGCAGGACCAGGCCGCCGTGCAGCAGGTCCAGGCCGTGCAGTACGAACGGGCTGCCGTAGCTGCGCGAGAGTTCGGCCAGCGGCACGCGCAGGGCAGCGCCGGCAGCCCCGATCAGGGCCAGCGCCACCGCGCCGGCACCCAGGCCATACCACGCGCCCAGGTACAGGAACGGACGGCGGATGAAGCCATCGCTGGCGCCGAGCAGCTGCAGCACGCCGATCTCTTCGCGACGGGCCTGGATGTCCAGGCGCACGGTGTTGCCGACCACCAGCGCGGCGCCGACGCCGAGCAGTACCGACAGCACCTGCACCAGCCGTGCGCCGAACGCCAGCCAGGCATCCAGGCGCTGGCGCCACAGTGCGTCGTGCTGCACCAGGTCGGCCTCGGGCAGGCTTTCCAGCGCGCGCGCCAGGCGTGCGTCGTCCTTGCCCTGGCCGGGGGTGATCACCAGCAGCGAGGGCAATGGATTGTCATTGAGAGCGTCGATCGCCTCACCGAGGCCGGCATCGCGCAGTTCCTGCAGGCCCTGCTCGGGCGTGCGCACGTTCACTTCGGCCACGTCGTCGCGGTCGCGCAGCTGGCCCGCCAGGCGCAGCGCGCCGGGGCCATCGACGTTGCCCTTCAGGAACACGTTGATGTCGCGCGACTGCTGCACGCTGCCGGCGAACTGCTTGAGGTTGTCCAGCGCGATCGACAGCCCCAGCGGCAACGCCAGCGCCAGCGCCATGACCATCACCGTCAGCAGGGTCGCCCACGGCTTGCGGCAGGCGCGGCCAAGGCTGAACACCACGCTGTGCACGTGGTGCTGGAACCAGACCCCCACGCGCGACGGGGCGGCGGCTTCGCTGTTTTCGTTCTTGGCCATGGGTTACTCCGCCAGGTCCTGCGGCGAGATGTCATCCACCAGCCGGCCGTGGTCGAGGATCAGCACGCGCTTGCGCATGCGGCGCAGCAGCGGCAGGTCGTGGCTGACCACCAGCACGCTGGTGCCACGCGAGGGCAGCTCGGCGAACAGGGCCATGATCTCCGCCGCCAGGGTCGGGTCGAGGTTGCCGGTCGGCTCATCGGCCACCAGCAGCTTGGGCTCACCGACGATGGCGCGGGCGATGCCAACGCGCTGCTGCTCACCGGCCGACAGCTGCGAGGGCAGCGCCTTCTCGCGATGGCCCAGGCCCATGCGCTCGAGCACCGAGCGCACGCGCTTGTTGATGTCGCCACGGCGGGTACCGCGCAGGATCAGCGGCAGCGCCACGTTCTCGGCGATGGAGCGATCCATCAGCAGGCGGTGGTCCTGATAGACCGCCCCCACCGCGCGACGGTGGCGGGGCACGTCGCCACCGCGCACTTTCAGCAGGTTGCGCTCGTCGAACACCACCGCGCCGCGGCTGGGCCGCTCGTCCAGGTGGATCAACTTGAGCAGGGTGCTTTTGCCCGCACCGGAATGGCCGGTGACGAACAGCATCTCGCCCGGCGCAACCTCGAAGCTGACATCGGTCAGTGCCTCGTGGCCACCGGCGTACTGTTTGCTGACATTGTCGAAGCGCAGGACACTCATGCCCCGATTATGCAGGACCGGCGCGACGTCGTGGAGACGGTCGCGCGATCGGTAGTGCCGGCCGCTGGCCGGCAGCTGTGTGGGTTGCCGGCCAGCGGCCGGCACTACCCCACCCCATGGGGCAGTGCGGACCAAGGTCCGCACCCAC
The sequence above is a segment of the Stenotrophomonas maltophilia genome. Coding sequences within it:
- the ung gene encoding uracil-DNA glycosylase → MMDEVADTPTIQLEPSWKQHVGDYLMQPQMRELSAFLRQRKAGGAAVFPPGPQIFAAFDATPFEQVKVVILGQDPYHGRGQAHGLSFSVAPGVPVPPSLLNIYKEIESDLGIPRPDHGCLIPWAQRGVLLLNAVLTVEEGKAGAHQGRGWEGFTDHVVDVLNREREGLVFMLWGAYAQQKGKVIDTRRHRVLKSPHPSPLSAHRGFLGCQHFSMANEYLRRRGQAPIDWSLPPRSAL
- a CDS encoding response regulator, which gives rise to MQPQALKHLEGPATRVMVVDGSKLVRKLIADVLQRDLPGVEVIGCDSIEDAQLALAQGPVDLVTTSLTLRDGDGLALARMVREAAGQAYVPVIVVSGDAQQHLEQRRFTEYVTDYFDKSLGHEALATFIRGYVQPQTIPGATILYIEDSRVVAEATKRMLERQQLNVLHVVSAEEAFTLLTAESLGRSRHRIDLVLTDVTLKGELSGRDVVQRVRVDFGYGKRRLPVLVMTGDGNPHNQTGLLQSGANDLVLKPIEERLLVTKVLFQLRLARLNDGPLIR
- the ftsX gene encoding permease-like cell division protein FtsX yields the protein MAKNENSEAAAPSRVGVWFQHHVHSVVFSLGRACRKPWATLLTVMVMALALALPLGLSIALDNLKQFAGSVQQSRDINVFLKGNVDGPGALRLAGQLRDRDDVAEVNVRTPEQGLQELRDAGLGEAIDALNDNPLPSLLVITPGQGKDDARLARALESLPEADLVQHDALWRQRLDAWLAFGARLVQVLSVLLGVGAALVVGNTVRLDIQARREEIGVLQLLGASDGFIRRPFLYLGAWYGLGAGAVALALIGAAGAALRVPLAELSRSYGSPFVLHGLDLLHGGLVLLGTLLLGWLGAWLVTGHFLRQTRPTDT
- the ftsE gene encoding cell division ATP-binding protein FtsE — encoded protein: MSVLRFDNVSKQYAGGHEALTDVSFEVAPGEMLFVTGHSGAGKSTLLKLIHLDERPSRGAVVFDERNLLKVRGGDVPRHRRAVGAVYQDHRLLMDRSIAENVALPLILRGTRRGDINKRVRSVLERMGLGHREKALPSQLSAGEQQRVGIARAIVGEPKLLVADEPTGNLDPTLAAEIMALFAELPSRGTSVLVVSHDLPLLRRMRKRVLILDHGRLVDDISPQDLAE